A DNA window from Amycolatopsis sp. DSM 110486 contains the following coding sequences:
- a CDS encoding transcriptional regulator — MTGQRTSTMDRAETAERDLGRLLEAGPFADALRAAIRARGLGLDRIRYRLRGRGTSLSLATLSHWQSGRCRPERPESLQALRNLEDIVGVPPNSLRRLLGPPRSRAQLHR; from the coding sequence ATGACCGGTCAGCGAACGTCGACGATGGACAGGGCGGAAACGGCGGAACGGGATCTCGGGCGGCTGCTCGAGGCCGGCCCGTTCGCGGACGCCCTGCGAGCGGCAATCAGGGCGAGGGGGCTGGGACTGGACAGGATCAGATATCGGTTGCGTGGCAGGGGAACTTCCCTGAGTCTCGCGACATTGAGCCACTGGCAGTCGGGCCGGTGCCGCCCGGAGCGGCCGGAATCGTTGCAGGCCCTAAGGAATTTGGAAGACATCGTCGGGGTGCCGCCAAATTCCCTGCGCAGGTTGCTCGGGCCCCCACGCTCGCGCGCGCAGTTGCACCGCTGA
- the pxpB gene encoding 5-oxoprolinase subunit PxpB — translation MAVLPYGGSAVLVEAQDVLGLQAALESDLPAGVVELVPAAQTLLVRFDPAVVEVASLTRLLSSVSTVDVVTGSSGAVTVPVRYDGADLADVAEASGLSVREVVSLHSSASYVVSFCGFAPGFAYLTGLDPALHLPRRSVPRTRVPAGSVAIAGEYSAVYPRPSPGGWHLVGTTSLPVWDVERDPPNRLTPGTRVRFEAV, via the coding sequence ATGGCCGTGTTGCCGTACGGCGGTTCCGCGGTTCTCGTGGAGGCTCAGGACGTGCTCGGGTTGCAGGCGGCGTTGGAGTCGGATCTGCCGGCCGGGGTGGTGGAGCTGGTGCCGGCCGCGCAGACGCTGTTGGTGCGGTTCGATCCTGCGGTGGTGGAGGTGGCTTCGTTGACGCGGTTGTTGTCTTCGGTGTCCACTGTGGATGTTGTCACCGGCTCTTCGGGTGCTGTCACCGTGCCGGTGCGATACGACGGGGCGGATCTCGCCGATGTCGCGGAGGCTTCGGGGTTGTCGGTGCGGGAGGTCGTGTCCTTGCACAGCTCGGCTTCGTACGTGGTGTCGTTCTGCGGCTTCGCGCCGGGCTTCGCTTACTTGACGGGCCTGGATCCCGCACTGCACCTGCCGCGCCGTTCCGTGCCACGCACCCGCGTGCCCGCCGGTTCGGTCGCCATCGCGGGCGAGTACTCGGCGGTCTACCCCCGCCCGTCCCCCGGTGGCTGGCACCTGGTGGGAACGACTTCGCTGCCGGTCTGGGACGTCGAGCGCGACCCGCCCAACCGGCTCACACCGGGCACGCGCGTGCGGTTCGAGGCGGTGTGA
- a CDS encoding alpha-ketoglutarate-dependent dioxygenase AlkB, with protein sequence MELLPRPRVELAPGAVHVPDWLDLDEQRSLIESCRGWRGYRQTRLPSGGVMSVRMVCLGWHWLPYRYSRTREDGSPVEPFPPWLGDLGRRAVASAYGDHAGYDPDVALVNYYDAAAKMGQHQDKDERSLEPVVSLSLGDTCVFRFGNTENRNRPYTDIELRSGDLFVFGGPSRLAYHGVPRTLPGTADPALGLTGRLNLTLRVSGL encoded by the coding sequence ATGGAACTGCTGCCACGTCCCCGGGTCGAACTCGCGCCTGGCGCGGTCCACGTCCCCGACTGGCTCGACCTCGACGAACAGCGCTCGCTCATCGAGTCCTGCCGTGGCTGGCGCGGCTACCGCCAGACTCGCCTGCCCAGTGGCGGCGTGATGTCCGTCCGCATGGTCTGCCTCGGCTGGCACTGGCTCCCGTACCGCTACTCCCGCACCCGTGAGGACGGCTCGCCGGTGGAACCGTTCCCGCCCTGGCTCGGCGACCTCGGCCGGCGCGCGGTGGCCTCGGCGTACGGCGACCACGCCGGCTATGACCCCGACGTCGCACTCGTGAACTACTACGACGCCGCGGCCAAAATGGGCCAGCACCAGGACAAGGACGAGCGCTCCCTGGAGCCGGTCGTGTCCCTGAGCCTCGGCGACACCTGCGTCTTCCGCTTCGGCAACACCGAGAACCGCAACCGGCCCTACACGGACATCGAGCTGCGCTCCGGCGACCTGTTCGTCTTCGGCGGCCCTTCGCGGCTGGCGTACCACGGCGTGCCGCGCACCCTGCCCGGCACGGCCGACCCGGCGCTGGGCCTGACGGGGCGGCTCAATCTGACGTTGCGGGTGTCGGGTTTGTGA
- a CDS encoding biotin-dependent carboxyltransferase family protein, with the protein MTGKVELLATGPFATVQDLGRPGLAAVGVGRSGAADRSSLRLANRLVGNPETHAALEVTLGGLRLRVSEAALVAVTGAEVAVRAGRRAAAPNGPIVLRAGEELVVGTATRGLRCYVAVRGGFDVRPVLGARATDTMGGLGPPPLAPGMTLPVGDVVAGQPVVDLAPLARLSEEPVLRVTPGPRLDWFTRTALSTLVTSRYTVTADLDRVGVRLDGPPLDRARTGELPPEAAVPGALQVPPSGVPILFLADHPVTGGYPVPAVVREPDLDVAAQLRPGQRVRFALSREG; encoded by the coding sequence ATGACCGGGAAGGTGGAACTGCTCGCGACCGGTCCCTTCGCGACCGTTCAAGACCTGGGCCGGCCCGGTCTCGCCGCCGTCGGGGTCGGGCGGTCGGGGGCGGCGGACCGTTCGTCGTTGCGGCTGGCGAACCGGCTGGTCGGCAATCCCGAGACGCACGCGGCCCTGGAAGTGACGCTCGGCGGGTTGCGGCTGAGGGTCTCCGAAGCCGCGTTGGTCGCCGTCACCGGGGCGGAGGTCGCGGTGCGGGCCGGGCGGCGGGCGGCCGCACCGAACGGACCTATCGTGCTGCGAGCCGGCGAGGAGCTGGTGGTGGGCACGGCCACCCGCGGCCTGCGCTGCTACGTCGCCGTCCGCGGCGGTTTCGACGTGCGGCCGGTGCTCGGCGCGCGGGCCACCGACACCATGGGCGGTCTCGGGCCGCCGCCCCTGGCTCCGGGCATGACCCTTCCGGTGGGGGACGTCGTCGCCGGGCAGCCGGTCGTCGACCTGGCTCCCCTGGCCCGGCTTTCGGAAGAACCGGTCCTGCGCGTCACCCCCGGGCCGCGCCTCGACTGGTTCACGCGGACCGCACTGTCCACTTTGGTCACCTCCCGCTACACGGTGACCGCCGACCTCGACCGCGTCGGCGTCCGCCTCGACGGGCCGCCGCTCGACCGCGCTCGCACCGGCGAGCTGCCGCCGGAAGCCGCCGTGCCGGGCGCACTGCAGGTGCCACCCTCTGGCGTGCCGATCCTGTTCCTCGCCGACCACCCCGTGACCGGCGGTTATCCCGTGCCCGCCGTCGTCCGCGAACCCGACCTCGACGTCGCCGCGCAGCTGCGGCCCGGTCAGCGCGTGCGCTTCGCGCTGAGCCGCGAAGGCTGA
- a CDS encoding LLM class flavin-dependent oxidoreductase: MTIKPFRFGIVAGYAPDLKAWTDQARRIEELGLDTLLATDPVGDADPLTLVPAAAAVTSRLTLGTFVLADPFRDARQLGWQVSTLHRVTGGRFELGLGVGRPGAGAFARGLGREFASPGERIARLADTIAFLKETPERPRLLLAGGGPKMLALAAREADVVTLSWAPRTTESEADSIVDNFHEMAGTRFGAIELSVNLIAVGNAPAPHIAKYTGVDVPELAERGAVTVLPENPGVARETLLRWRERWGISYVTVNSGYAEPLAEIARSLSAGG, encoded by the coding sequence ATGACCATCAAACCGTTCCGCTTCGGGATCGTCGCCGGGTACGCCCCCGACCTCAAGGCCTGGACCGACCAGGCTCGCCGGATCGAGGAGCTCGGCCTCGACACCCTGCTTGCCACCGACCCCGTCGGCGACGCCGACCCGCTCACGCTCGTGCCCGCGGCCGCTGCCGTCACCAGCCGCCTCACGCTGGGTACCTTCGTGCTCGCCGACCCGTTCCGTGACGCTCGCCAGCTAGGCTGGCAGGTGTCCACGTTGCACCGCGTGACGGGCGGCCGGTTCGAGCTCGGCCTGGGCGTCGGGCGGCCCGGCGCCGGTGCGTTCGCACGCGGCCTCGGCCGGGAGTTCGCGTCGCCGGGTGAGCGCATCGCGCGCCTGGCCGACACCATCGCGTTCCTGAAGGAGACGCCCGAGCGGCCGCGCCTGCTGCTCGCCGGCGGCGGGCCGAAGATGCTCGCGCTCGCCGCGCGCGAGGCCGATGTGGTCACTCTGTCCTGGGCACCCCGGACCACGGAATCCGAAGCCGATTCTATTGTGGACAACTTTCACGAAATGGCGGGCACGCGATTCGGGGCGATCGAACTTTCGGTGAATCTGATAGCCGTCGGAAATGCGCCGGCACCCCACATCGCGAAGTACACCGGAGTGGATGTTCCCGAGCTCGCCGAGCGCGGCGCCGTCACGGTTCTGCCGGAAAACCCTGGTGTGGCAAGGGAAACTCTTCTCCGGTGGCGCGAACGGTGGGGGATTTCCTACGTCACCGTGAATTCCGGCTACGCAGAACCCTTGGCGGAGATCGCTCGTTCTCTCTCCGCAGGCGGGTGA
- a CDS encoding alcohol dehydrogenase catalytic domain-containing protein encodes MRAVVIEQFGVLPQVVEVPDPVAPPGGVVIAVDATGVCRSDWHTWQGHDEAVKLPHVAGHELAGRIAAIGAGVRGWEVGARVTVPFVCACGSCAQCARGDQQICDDEFQPGATHWGSFAELVAIEHAQANLVALPDAMSAAEAAALGCRFGTAFRAVLRQGGVRAGQWVSVYGCGGVGISAVLLAAAAGAKVVAVDVSPAARALAERSGAVLSVDAGVFEGPEALAEHVRSLTGGGTHVSLDCLGSPATCAASVGSLRKRGRHVQAGLMPPAQGVAPIPMHRVIGGELEIVGIHGLQAHEYPELLSVVERSGIDLAGLIGTRIGLDDVPAALVAMNDPVPARAGVTVVEFGRASSGDAR; translated from the coding sequence ATGCGTGCGGTCGTGATCGAGCAATTCGGGGTGCTGCCCCAGGTGGTCGAGGTGCCGGATCCGGTGGCGCCGCCCGGTGGGGTGGTGATCGCGGTGGACGCCACGGGTGTGTGCCGCAGCGACTGGCACACGTGGCAGGGCCACGACGAGGCCGTGAAGCTGCCGCACGTCGCCGGCCACGAGCTGGCGGGGCGGATCGCGGCGATCGGTGCGGGCGTGCGCGGCTGGGAGGTCGGCGCGCGGGTGACGGTGCCGTTCGTGTGCGCGTGCGGTAGCTGTGCGCAGTGTGCGCGCGGTGACCAGCAGATCTGCGACGACGAGTTCCAGCCGGGAGCCACCCATTGGGGGTCGTTCGCGGAGCTCGTGGCGATCGAGCACGCGCAGGCCAACCTCGTCGCGCTGCCGGACGCGATGTCGGCGGCGGAGGCCGCGGCGCTCGGCTGCCGCTTCGGCACGGCGTTCCGCGCGGTGCTGCGGCAGGGCGGTGTGCGTGCGGGCCAGTGGGTTTCCGTGTACGGCTGCGGCGGCGTCGGGATCTCCGCCGTGCTGCTGGCCGCGGCTGCGGGCGCGAAGGTCGTGGCCGTGGACGTCTCGCCGGCCGCGCGGGCGCTCGCGGAGCGGTCGGGTGCGGTGCTGAGCGTCGACGCGGGCGTGTTCGAGGGGCCGGAGGCGCTGGCCGAGCACGTCCGGTCGCTGACCGGCGGTGGCACCCACGTGTCACTCGACTGCCTGGGCTCGCCGGCCACCTGCGCCGCGTCGGTCGGCAGCCTGCGCAAACGCGGCCGCCACGTGCAGGCGGGCCTGATGCCGCCCGCGCAGGGCGTCGCGCCGATCCCGATGCACCGCGTGATCGGCGGCGAGTTGGAGATCGTGGGCATCCATGGCCTGCAGGCGCACGAGTACCCGGAGTTGCTGAGCGTGGTCGAGCGGTCGGGCATCGACCTCGCGGGCCTGATCGGCACCCGGATCGGCCTCGACGACGTGCCGGCCGCACTGGTCGCGATGAACGACCCCGTGCCCGCGCGAGCCGGCGTGACCGTTGTCGAGTTCGGGCGGGCGAGTTCGGGCGACGCACGGTGA
- a CDS encoding enoyl-CoA hydratase/isomerase family protein: MSTVDLAVEGGIAHIRLNRPERLNAVAPVLVDDFLTALDGVARSTARVVLLSGNGRAFCAGHDLKEPTSEGDSRARLDRLQDVTRRLRALPQPVIAAVHGYALGAGAEFALGCDLVLAADDAVFGFPEVSLGLSVTGAASRLLPLLVGPMKAKELLLLGERFDGLRAHDLGLVNAAVPAAELMTLALGWAEKIAHHPAEAATMAKRALDSGIDHALESALELEVSHALITEHSAAVRESTEAFRSRA; encoded by the coding sequence ATGAGCACCGTGGACCTCGCCGTCGAGGGCGGCATCGCACACATCCGGCTGAACCGCCCCGAGCGGCTGAACGCCGTGGCGCCCGTTCTGGTGGACGACTTCCTGACCGCGCTGGACGGCGTCGCGCGCAGCACCGCCCGCGTGGTTCTGCTGTCCGGCAACGGCCGCGCCTTCTGCGCCGGCCACGACCTCAAGGAGCCGACGTCGGAAGGCGACTCGCGGGCCCGGCTCGACCGGCTGCAGGACGTGACTCGCAGGCTGCGCGCGCTGCCGCAGCCGGTGATCGCCGCCGTGCACGGCTACGCGCTCGGCGCCGGCGCGGAGTTCGCACTCGGCTGCGACCTGGTACTGGCCGCCGACGACGCCGTGTTCGGCTTCCCCGAGGTCTCGCTCGGGCTGAGCGTGACGGGCGCGGCCTCGCGCCTGCTGCCGCTGCTCGTCGGGCCCATGAAGGCCAAGGAACTGCTCCTGCTCGGCGAGCGCTTCGACGGCCTGCGCGCCCACGACCTGGGTCTGGTCAACGCCGCCGTGCCCGCCGCCGAGCTCATGACACTGGCGCTGGGCTGGGCCGAGAAGATCGCGCACCACCCCGCCGAGGCCGCCACCATGGCCAAGCGGGCGCTCGACTCCGGCATCGACCACGCACTGGAATCGGCCCTGGAGCTGGAGGTCAGCCACGCGCTGATCACCGAGCACTCGGCCGCCGTGCGCGAGTCCACCGAGGCGTTCCGGAGCCGTGCGTGA
- a CDS encoding metal-dependent transcriptional regulator, translating to MEDGSVRRSSSVEDYVRVIYGLVERGEAVTNATLAGRLEVSPSSASGMVTKLSQLGLVAHVPYRGIELTAEGRLLARSVLRRHRLIETYLVSELGYTWDEVHSEADALEHAVSDRLVERIAVKLGNPLRDPHGDPIPAPDGSVEEVPMRILDDLPPGAVGEIVRVWDTDPELLRYLTEHAIGLGERIEVVERQPFGGPMVVKVGQPPDAATHAIGKEIAQALSVAVR from the coding sequence ATGGAAGATGGTTCCGTCCGGAGGTCGTCGTCGGTCGAGGACTACGTGCGCGTGATCTACGGGCTCGTCGAGCGCGGTGAGGCCGTGACCAACGCGACGCTGGCGGGACGGCTCGAGGTGAGCCCGTCGTCGGCGTCGGGCATGGTCACGAAGCTTTCGCAGCTCGGGCTGGTGGCCCACGTGCCCTACCGGGGTATCGAGCTGACCGCCGAGGGGCGGCTGCTGGCGCGCTCGGTGTTGCGCCGGCACCGGCTGATCGAGACCTACCTCGTCTCCGAGCTGGGCTACACCTGGGACGAGGTCCACTCGGAGGCCGACGCGCTGGAGCACGCGGTGTCCGACCGGCTGGTCGAGCGCATCGCCGTCAAGCTCGGCAACCCCCTGCGCGACCCGCACGGCGACCCCATCCCGGCCCCCGACGGCAGCGTCGAGGAGGTGCCGATGCGCATCCTGGACGACCTGCCGCCCGGCGCCGTCGGCGAGATCGTGCGCGTGTGGGACACGGACCCGGAGCTGCTGCGCTACCTCACCGAGCACGCCATCGGCCTGGGTGAGCGCATCGAGGTGGTGGAGCGCCAGCCGTTCGGCGGGCCGATGGTCGTGAAGGTGGGCCAGCCGCCGGACGCGGCGACGCACGCGATCGGCAAGGAGATCGCGCAAGCGCTGTCCGTCGCCGTGCGCTGA
- a CDS encoding amidohydrolase produces MRVDAVYENARLLTGDSAIGDSATGDSALAVLHGRVVALGEDAEALSARRRIDLGGAYVVPGFHDAHNHMAWFGMGLDDVALSDCRTVEEVYDAVARRAAELPAGSWVIGSGYDQNKLAGGAHPDRHGLDRAAPGMLVRLKHTSGHMTVVNSAVLHQLDLAHVPVGGDVVLDASGSPTGLLREQAQLLLRPLTYPAPIDAVVRGLDRASEQFLAEGITSVQEAGIGGGLVGETPAELAAYQLARERGVLRVRSTVMVAASVLHDLSDGAGFGLDLGLRTGFGDEWLRVGPMKLFADGSLVGRTCAMHEPFAGEPGNRGYFQVPEEELARTIRLAHDAGWQIATHAIGDRAITVVLDAYEAALAASPREDHRHRVEHCAVLQPAELARLARLGLIASPQGRFVNELGDGMRAALGESRVPWCYRLRSVLDAGCVLPASSDRPVVDGAPLLGLADMVRRRTSSGAPFSPEEALTPQEALRAYTYGSAYATFAEHDLGTLDPGKLADFAVLSGDPLSTMDTMDDLRVLATAVGGELRYEAS; encoded by the coding sequence ATGCGGGTCGACGCGGTGTACGAGAACGCCCGGCTGCTCACCGGGGACAGCGCCATCGGGGACAGCGCCACCGGGGACAGTGCGCTCGCCGTGCTGCATGGCCGGGTCGTGGCGCTGGGCGAGGACGCCGAGGCGCTGTCTGCGCGCCGGCGGATCGACCTCGGCGGCGCGTACGTGGTGCCCGGGTTCCACGACGCCCACAACCACATGGCGTGGTTCGGCATGGGCCTGGACGACGTGGCGCTGAGCGACTGCCGCACCGTCGAGGAGGTCTACGACGCCGTGGCGCGCCGGGCCGCGGAGCTGCCCGCCGGCAGCTGGGTCATCGGCAGCGGTTACGACCAGAACAAGCTGGCCGGCGGCGCGCACCCCGACCGCCACGGCCTCGACCGCGCCGCGCCCGGGATGCTCGTGCGGCTCAAGCACACGTCCGGGCACATGACCGTGGTCAACTCCGCCGTGCTGCACCAGCTCGACCTCGCGCACGTGCCGGTGGGCGGCGACGTGGTGCTCGACGCTTCCGGGTCGCCGACCGGGCTGTTGCGCGAGCAGGCCCAGCTCCTGCTGCGACCGCTGACCTACCCGGCGCCGATCGATGCCGTGGTCCGCGGCCTCGACCGCGCGAGCGAGCAGTTCCTGGCCGAGGGCATCACGAGCGTGCAGGAGGCCGGCATCGGCGGCGGGCTGGTCGGGGAGACGCCCGCCGAGCTGGCCGCGTACCAGCTGGCGCGCGAACGCGGGGTGCTGCGCGTGCGGAGCACGGTGATGGTGGCCGCGAGCGTGCTCCACGACCTGTCGGACGGCGCCGGGTTCGGCCTCGACTTGGGCCTGCGCACGGGCTTCGGCGACGAGTGGCTGCGCGTCGGGCCGATGAAGCTCTTCGCCGACGGTTCCCTGGTCGGGCGCACCTGCGCGATGCACGAGCCGTTCGCCGGCGAGCCGGGCAACCGCGGCTACTTCCAGGTGCCGGAGGAGGAGCTGGCCCGCACGATCCGCCTTGCGCACGACGCCGGCTGGCAGATCGCGACGCACGCCATCGGCGACCGCGCCATCACCGTGGTGCTCGACGCGTACGAAGCCGCGTTGGCCGCTTCGCCGCGCGAGGACCACCGGCACCGCGTCGAGCACTGCGCGGTGCTTCAGCCGGCGGAGCTGGCGCGCCTGGCTCGGCTGGGGCTCATCGCGTCGCCGCAGGGCCGGTTCGTGAACGAGCTGGGCGACGGCATGCGCGCGGCGCTCGGCGAGTCACGGGTGCCGTGGTGCTACCGCCTGCGCAGCGTCCTCGACGCCGGCTGCGTGCTGCCCGCGAGCTCCGACCGTCCGGTCGTCGACGGCGCGCCGCTGCTGGGCCTGGCCGACATGGTGCGCCGGCGCACGTCGTCGGGCGCGCCGTTCTCGCCCGAGGAAGCGCTCACCCCGCAGGAGGCGCTGCGCGCGTACACCTACGGCTCGGCGTACGCGACCTTCGCCGAACACGACCTCGGCACGCTGGATCCGGGCAAGCTGGCGGACTTCGCAGTCCTTTCGGGTGACCCGCTGTCCACTATGGACACTATGGACGATCTCCGCGTGCTCGCCACCGCCGTGGGCGGCGAACTGCGCTACGAGGCATCGTGA
- a CDS encoding GNAT family N-acetyltransferase, with translation MPVRDAVFEDAEEICALIEEHAVYEDKHDLKLDRAEMSGYLFGPEPKAWVVLATLPDRPDVVAGFAFCSWNFSTWEARPGIWLDDLFIRPEHRRHGLGRELLDELRSRTTGRVEWDMQASNEKAEAFYTQLGAEPVPGWIRYRWRP, from the coding sequence ATGCCCGTCCGCGACGCCGTCTTCGAAGACGCCGAAGAGATCTGCGCGCTCATCGAAGAGCACGCCGTGTACGAGGACAAGCACGACCTGAAGCTCGACCGCGCCGAGATGAGCGGGTACCTGTTCGGGCCCGAGCCCAAGGCATGGGTCGTCCTCGCGACGCTGCCGGACCGCCCGGACGTGGTCGCGGGCTTCGCGTTCTGCAGCTGGAACTTCTCGACGTGGGAAGCTCGGCCGGGGATCTGGCTCGACGACCTGTTCATCCGCCCCGAACACCGCCGCCACGGGCTGGGCCGCGAGCTGCTCGACGAGCTGCGTTCGCGCACCACCGGCCGCGTCGAGTGGGACATGCAGGCGAGCAACGAGAAGGCCGAGGCGTTCTACACGCAGCTGGGCGCGGAGCCCGTGCCAGGCTGGATCCGGTACCGCTGGCGGCCGTGA
- a CDS encoding ATP-dependent acyl-CoA ligase: MKTLQQADTLVALLDRAAQLWPERTAWVFDATGERFTFADVDERSGRFAAALHELGVRPGDRVAVMLRNQPEFPLLWLALAKLGAVLVPVNTNYREFDGAHVLRHSGARFAVAADEFVELLEKIAPDTAVERVLTPADLRASDAKPVTNVVAEQPVNIQYTSGTTGAPKGCVLPHRYWTTLAVSLATEFPAVGEEDILLTAQPFHYIDPQWNVALGLASGATLVVLDRFHPSTFWAKVREYGVTWFYCLGLMPTLLLRQPPHENDRNHRVRAICASAIPRELHAELEQRWGAPWYEAFGMTETGGDIRVPEADHDVAVGTGCIGRPSRDREVLIADEHGKPLPRGETGELLIRGIGLMHGYHDDAQATARAFAGGWFHTGDLASMDAEGRVFFAGRTKDMIRRSGENVSADEVERALLLHPAVCLAAVLAVPDELRGEEVKAYVVCEGEVAPEELAEFCAEKLAYFKVPRFWAFADGLPRTPSERIAKGELRKVADLRAGAWDRTTGTWL, from the coding sequence GTGAAGACCCTGCAGCAGGCCGACACCCTCGTGGCGCTGCTCGACCGCGCCGCGCAGCTGTGGCCGGAGCGCACCGCGTGGGTCTTCGACGCGACGGGCGAGCGGTTCACCTTCGCCGACGTCGACGAGCGCAGCGGCCGGTTCGCCGCCGCGTTGCACGAGCTGGGCGTGCGGCCCGGCGACCGCGTGGCCGTGATGCTGCGCAACCAGCCGGAGTTCCCGCTGCTGTGGCTCGCGCTGGCGAAACTCGGCGCGGTGCTGGTGCCGGTGAACACGAACTACCGCGAGTTCGACGGCGCCCACGTGCTGCGCCACTCCGGCGCGCGGTTCGCCGTGGCGGCCGACGAGTTCGTGGAGCTGCTGGAGAAGATCGCGCCGGACACCGCCGTGGAGCGGGTGCTGACGCCGGCGGATCTGCGGGCTTCGGACGCGAAGCCGGTCACGAACGTCGTCGCCGAGCAGCCCGTGAACATCCAGTACACCTCCGGCACCACCGGCGCCCCCAAGGGCTGTGTACTGCCGCACCGGTACTGGACCACGCTCGCCGTCAGCCTCGCCACGGAATTCCCCGCCGTCGGCGAAGAAGACATCCTCCTGACCGCCCAGCCGTTCCACTACATCGATCCACAGTGGAACGTCGCGTTGGGACTCGCGAGCGGCGCGACACTCGTGGTGCTCGACCGCTTCCACCCGTCCACGTTCTGGGCCAAGGTGCGCGAGTACGGCGTCACGTGGTTCTACTGCCTCGGCCTGATGCCGACACTCCTGCTGCGCCAGCCGCCGCACGAAAACGACCGCAACCACCGCGTCCGCGCGATCTGCGCGTCGGCCATCCCGCGCGAGCTGCACGCCGAGCTGGAACAGCGGTGGGGCGCGCCGTGGTACGAGGCGTTCGGCATGACGGAGACCGGCGGCGACATCCGCGTGCCAGAGGCCGACCACGACGTCGCCGTGGGCACCGGCTGCATCGGCCGGCCCAGCCGCGACCGCGAGGTGCTGATCGCCGACGAGCACGGGAAACCCCTGCCGCGCGGGGAAACCGGCGAGCTGCTCATCCGTGGTATCGGCCTGATGCACGGCTACCACGACGACGCGCAAGCCACCGCGCGCGCGTTCGCCGGCGGCTGGTTCCACACGGGCGACCTCGCGAGCATGGACGCCGAGGGCCGCGTGTTCTTCGCAGGCCGCACCAAGGACATGATCCGGCGCAGCGGCGAGAACGTCTCGGCCGACGAGGTGGAACGCGCGCTGCTGCTGCACCCCGCTGTGTGCCTGGCGGCCGTGCTCGCGGTGCCCGACGAGCTGCGCGGCGAAGAGGTGAAGGCCTACGTCGTCTGCGAAGGCGAGGTGGCGCCCGAAGAGCTCGCCGAGTTCTGCGCCGAGAAGCTGGCGTACTTCAAGGTGCCGCGCTTCTGGGCGTTCGCCGACGGACTGCCGCGCACCCCGTCCGAACGCATCGCGAAGGGCGAGCTGCGCAAGGTGGCGGACCTGCGCGCGGGCGCATGGGACCGGACCACGGGGACGTGGCTGTGA
- a CDS encoding helix-turn-helix domain-containing protein, with protein MAEPPEQRVLTGPDLKALQKALANPVRRDILGYLGKHGEANSTSVAKALGESTGTTSYHLRKLAEQKLIAEIEERSAGRERWWRSMMTNIYTPPGLELTDDERTAATQIGALKMSHDLDLVVRAYAGYDSSEGWNQIYRAGLTLTKDQVEAFATDFRALLWKYTIEAEPGARDMAIRLVVLPEDNLTNPTPATSD; from the coding sequence ATGGCGGAACCACCGGAACAGCGGGTCCTCACCGGCCCCGACCTCAAGGCCCTCCAGAAGGCACTGGCCAACCCGGTGCGCCGCGACATCCTCGGCTACCTGGGCAAACACGGCGAAGCGAATTCGACGAGCGTCGCCAAGGCGCTCGGCGAGAGCACGGGCACCACGAGCTACCACCTGCGCAAGCTCGCCGAGCAGAAGCTGATCGCCGAGATCGAGGAGCGCTCGGCAGGCCGCGAACGGTGGTGGCGCTCGATGATGACCAACATCTACACCCCGCCCGGCCTCGAACTGACCGACGACGAGCGCACGGCCGCCACGCAGATCGGCGCGCTGAAGATGAGCCACGACCTCGACCTCGTCGTCCGCGCATACGCCGGCTACGACAGTTCGGAAGGCTGGAACCAGATCTACCGGGCCGGACTCACGCTCACCAAAGACCAGGTGGAAGCGTTTGCGACCGACTTCCGGGCGCTGCTGTGGAAGTACACGATCGAAGCGGAGCCAGGCGCGCGGGACATGGCCATCCGGCTCGTCGTGCTCCCGGAGGACAACCTCACAAACCCGACACCCGCAACGTCAGATTGA